Genomic segment of Pseudoalteromonas sp. NC201:
AGTCAAAATGTTGAGCCATAAAAATTCCTCGCCAATTATTTGTTTTGCTTAAACCCTACTACTTTAAATTGCACAAGTGCACAACCGAAGACCGATATTAAGCAAAAATCTGTTCAGATACTTGTAAATGCGGTCATTCACCCTTATTTCAACCTCAATATTAGATTAGAAAATAAAGAGCGTGCCCATGAGTAACCCATTAATCGGGCTAGAAGGATTGCCTCCTTTTTCGAAAATTAAGCCTGAACATATTGTTGAAGCATTAAAATCTGCCATTGCGCACTGTCGTGAAACTATCGACACTGTTTTAGCACAACCAAGCTATACGTGGGACAGTTTTGTACTGCCTTTAGAAGAGTCAGACGATAAATTGAATCGTATGTGGTCACCAGTCTCACATATGCACTCAGTAGTAAATTCAGAAGCGTTACGTAAAGCTTATGATGAGTGTCTGCCATTAATTTCTGAATATTCTACTTATGTTGGTCAGCACCAAGGGTTGTATGAAGCCTATAAAGCGGTAAAAGAATCGGTTGAATTTGGTAACTTAACGATTGCTCAACAGACCTCCGTAGATAATGCTCTACGTGATTTCCAATTGTCGGGCATTGCACTTGAGCCAGTTAAGCAAAAGCGTTATGGCGAAATAGTGGCACGGCTGTCGGAGCTGGCATCAAAGTTTGGCAACAATGTAATGGATGCCACTCAGGCATGGCAAAAGCATATTACTGACGAGTCAGAATTAGCAGGGCTACCAGAGTCGGCTTTAGCGCTTGCCGCTCATACTGCTGAAGCCAAAGGATTAGAAGGCTGGGTATTTACGCTAGATTTCCCTTCATATCTTCCTGTGATGACTTACGCAGATAACCAAATGCTCCGTGAAGAGGCTTATCGTGCGTTTGTAACCCGTGCTTCTGATCAAGGGCCTAATGCTGGAGAGTTTGATAACTCAGCGATTATGCATGAAGCACTTACACTTAGACACGAACTGGCTCAGTTGCTTGGCTTTTCTAGTTTTGCAGAAAAATCACTGGCAACTAAAATGGCTGAGACACCAGAGCAAGTGTTTAAGTTTTTAAACGACCTTGCCGCTAAGTCAAAACCACAAGCCGAGCAAGAAGTGGCTGAACTACGAGACTTTGCGAATAAAGAACACGGTGTAAGTGAGCTAAAACCTTGGGATTACGCATATTATGGCGAAAAGTTAAAACAAGCTAAGTATGCGATTTCTGACGAAGCGCTACGCCCGTACTTCCCTGAGCATAAGGTACTTGCCGGTTTATTTGAAACCGTAAATCGCCTGTTTGGGATCCACGTGAGTGAAGTCAAAGACGTTGATACTTATCATCCTGATGTACGCTTTTTTGCTATTCATGATGATAAAGGTGAGTTGCGTGGTCATTTCTATCTCGACCTATATGCTCGTGAACATAAGCGTGGTGGTGCCTGGATGGATGACTGCATGGGCCGAAAAGTACGCGCAAATGGTGAGTTGCAGACTCCTGTCGCTTATTTAGTGTGTAACTTTAATAAAGCTGTTGGCAATAAACCTGCGCTATTTACCCATAATGAAGTAACCACTTTATTCCATGAGTTTGGTCACGGTATTCATCACATGCTAACGCAAGTAGATGCCGCGCCGGTTGCTGGTATTAATGGTGTGGCATGGGATGCGGTTGAGCTGCCAAGTCAGTTTTTAGAGAACTGGTGCTATGAAGAAGAAGCGCTGAACTTCATT
This window contains:
- the prlC gene encoding oligopeptidase A: MSNPLIGLEGLPPFSKIKPEHIVEALKSAIAHCRETIDTVLAQPSYTWDSFVLPLEESDDKLNRMWSPVSHMHSVVNSEALRKAYDECLPLISEYSTYVGQHQGLYEAYKAVKESVEFGNLTIAQQTSVDNALRDFQLSGIALEPVKQKRYGEIVARLSELASKFGNNVMDATQAWQKHITDESELAGLPESALALAAHTAEAKGLEGWVFTLDFPSYLPVMTYADNQMLREEAYRAFVTRASDQGPNAGEFDNSAIMHEALTLRHELAQLLGFSSFAEKSLATKMAETPEQVFKFLNDLAAKSKPQAEQEVAELRDFANKEHGVSELKPWDYAYYGEKLKQAKYAISDEALRPYFPEHKVLAGLFETVNRLFGIHVSEVKDVDTYHPDVRFFAIHDDKGELRGHFYLDLYAREHKRGGAWMDDCMGRKVRANGELQTPVAYLVCNFNKAVGNKPALFTHNEVTTLFHEFGHGIHHMLTQVDAAPVAGINGVAWDAVELPSQFLENWCYEEEALNFISGHYETGEPLPKEMLDKLLAAKNFQSAMQMLRQLEFSLFDFHIHADFEPNTDCQIQATLNAVRERTAVVKAPEFNRFQHSFSHIFAGGYSAGYYSYKWAEVLSADAFSKFEEEGIFNPQTGREFMYHILEKGGSEAPMVLFTRFRGREPKVDALLRHSGIAA